One region of Faecalibacter bovis genomic DNA includes:
- a CDS encoding AI-2E family transporter — MNNNKQYISNNVLLQLGFLILILIVFGLILKNVFAFIPGILGAICLYVLLFNPLNWLTQEKKINKTVSVILLIITSAICIILPLYILIQTLTNKVMIMLNDTNKIEAQIRKLIDLLNKQFNIDIFSENNISKLAQVTTTILQTLLNASLDMFIQLGVAFLLAYFMLIKHKKLEQSFYQHIPLKTRNLKNMNSDLRQLVISNAIGVPLTALIQAIIAYIGFLIFGVEEAFTWFILTIFASMLPVVGAALIYIPLVILLFIQGDNTNAIGLLLYCFLIVGLSDNLIRFMLQKKMADVHPLITIFGVIIGINLFGFIGIIFGPILFSVFLWLIKLYKSEFVDPNPEDE; from the coding sequence ATGAACAACAATAAACAATACATTTCCAATAATGTATTACTACAACTTGGATTTTTGATCTTAATCTTAATTGTTTTTGGATTAATTCTTAAAAATGTATTTGCATTTATACCAGGTATTTTAGGTGCAATATGTCTTTATGTTTTACTATTTAATCCCCTAAATTGGCTTACACAAGAAAAAAAAATAAATAAAACCGTTAGTGTAATCCTACTTATCATAACCAGTGCAATCTGTATTATTTTACCCTTGTATATTTTGATACAAACCTTAACAAATAAGGTAATGATCATGTTGAATGATACAAATAAAATTGAAGCTCAGATTAGAAAATTGATTGATTTGTTAAACAAACAATTCAACATCGACATTTTTAGTGAGAATAATATTTCCAAACTCGCACAAGTAACAACGACCATTCTTCAAACATTATTAAATGCATCGTTAGATATGTTTATACAACTAGGTGTGGCATTTTTATTGGCTTACTTTATGTTGATTAAACACAAGAAATTAGAGCAATCATTTTATCAACATATACCACTAAAAACAAGAAATTTAAAGAATATGAATTCCGATTTACGCCAACTTGTTATTTCTAACGCGATTGGTGTTCCATTAACGGCTCTTATTCAGGCAATAATCGCATATATTGGATTTCTAATTTTTGGCGTTGAAGAAGCTTTCACTTGGTTTATTCTTACCATTTTTGCTTCCATGCTTCCCGTTGTTGGTGCAGCATTAATTTATATTCCTTTAGTAATTTTACTTTTTATACAAGGCGATAATACAAACGCAATTGGTTTATTACTTTATTGTTTTTTAATTGTAGGACTTTCAGATAATTTAATACGTTTTATGCTTCAGAAAAAAATGGCCGATGTGCATCCTTTGATTACAATTTTTGGTGTAATTATAGGAATTAATTTGTTTGGATTTATTGGGATTATTTTCGGACCAATTTTATTTTCTGTTTTCTTATGGCTTATTAAACTTTATAAATCAGAGTTTGTGGATCCAAATCCAGAAGATGAATAA
- a CDS encoding NifU family protein, producing the protein MMRVYTENTPNENVLKFVCDETLTQGGVEFTKDSAATESPLAQVLLTIPFIKQVFITANFVAIEKIDAVSWDDVKDDLLEIVNEHLEEGIVLYQQKKQPYTVYAEMTPNPSVMKFVANAPLVPEIIEIKDKEKAAGVPLAVAIFKEYPFIKEVFLTENYVSLTKDDSEDWDLWTMDVRSFILNYLQAGGIVFEEFYEFKTEAPEEVVVKPREEFTDIEEQIKSILDEYVQPAVQNDGGNIELIGFDVETRTAKMLLQGACSGCPSSTATLKNGIEGLLKQMMPDVVDNVEAVNG; encoded by the coding sequence ATTATGAGAGTATATACAGAAAATACACCTAATGAAAATGTGTTAAAATTCGTTTGTGACGAAACATTAACGCAAGGTGGAGTTGAATTTACAAAAGATTCAGCTGCTACCGAATCACCACTTGCACAAGTTTTACTTACTATACCATTTATTAAACAAGTATTTATCACTGCAAATTTTGTAGCGATTGAAAAAATTGATGCAGTTAGTTGGGACGATGTAAAAGACGATTTATTAGAAATTGTTAATGAGCATTTAGAGGAAGGAATTGTTTTATATCAGCAAAAAAAACAACCTTATACGGTCTATGCTGAAATGACGCCAAATCCTTCCGTAATGAAATTTGTTGCTAATGCACCATTAGTTCCAGAAATTATTGAAATTAAGGATAAAGAAAAAGCGGCAGGTGTTCCTTTAGCTGTTGCCATCTTTAAAGAATATCCATTTATTAAAGAAGTTTTCCTAACTGAAAATTATGTTTCTTTAACAAAAGATGATTCTGAAGATTGGGATTTATGGACAATGGACGTACGTTCTTTCATCTTAAATTATTTACAAGCTGGTGGAATTGTTTTTGAAGAATTCTACGAATTTAAAACAGAAGCTCCTGAAGAAGTTGTTGTAAAACCAAGAGAAGAATTTACAGATATTGAAGAACAAATTAAATCTATTTTAGATGAATATGTTCAGCCAGCGGTACAAAACGATGGTGGAAATATTGAATTAATTGGTTTTGATGTTGAAACAAGAACTGCCAAAATGTTATTACAAGGTGCTTGTTCTGGTTGTCCATCTTCAACTGCTACTTTAAAAAACGGAATCGAAGGTTTATTAAAACAAATGATGCCTGATGTAGTGGATAATGTAGAAGCCGTTAATGGATAA
- a CDS encoding gamma carbonic anhydrase family protein, protein MAIIKELNGKQPIMGENCFLADNAVVVGDVQMGNDCSIWFSAVIRGDVHYIKMGNKVNIQDNATIHATYQKSPTTIGNNVSIGHNAIVHGCTIHDNVLIGMGAIVMDDCVIESNSLIAAGAVVTKGTHVKEGELWAGVPAVKVKDVPQSLKEGEIERIANNYLMYSSWYK, encoded by the coding sequence ATGGCTATAATAAAAGAATTAAATGGTAAACAACCAATAATGGGTGAAAACTGCTTTTTAGCAGATAACGCTGTTGTTGTTGGTGACGTGCAAATGGGCAATGATTGCTCTATTTGGTTTTCGGCAGTTATTCGTGGAGATGTTCATTACATCAAAATGGGAAATAAAGTAAACATCCAGGATAATGCAACGATCCATGCAACGTATCAAAAATCACCTACCACAATTGGGAATAATGTTTCAATCGGTCATAATGCAATAGTTCATGGTTGTACCATTCATGATAATGTATTGATCGGAATGGGAGCAATTGTAATGGATGATTGTGTAATAGAATCTAACTCTTTAATTGCTGCAGGAGCTGTTGTTACAAAAGGGACACATGTAAAAGAAGGTGAATTGTGGGCTGGTGTACCAGCAGTAAAAGTTAAAGATGTACCACAAAGTTTAAAAGAAGGCGAAATTGAACGTATTGCCAATAATTATTTAATGTATAGTAGTTGGTACAAATAG
- a CDS encoding MmcQ/YjbR family DNA-binding protein, which produces MNIEELRDFCLSLPAVEEKFPFDQNTLVFYIAGKMFCLSNINEFESINIKCNPEIAIELREKFQAVLPGYHMNKKHWNTIKVNEDVKDDLIKQWIKDSYNLVILTLPKSKRPDLI; this is translated from the coding sequence ATGAATATCGAAGAATTGAGAGATTTCTGTTTGTCGCTCCCAGCTGTTGAAGAAAAATTTCCATTTGATCAAAATACTTTGGTTTTTTATATCGCTGGAAAAATGTTTTGTTTATCAAATATCAACGAATTTGAATCTATCAATATTAAATGTAATCCTGAAATTGCGATTGAATTGAGAGAAAAATTTCAGGCTGTTTTACCCGGATATCACATGAATAAAAAACATTGGAATACTATAAAAGTGAATGAAGATGTAAAAGATGATTTAATCAAACAATGGATTAAAGATTCCTATAATTTAGTGATCCTTACTTTACCAAAATCAAAAAGACCCGATTTAATATAA
- a CDS encoding DUF5715 family protein produces MYRKFSFLLLILIITGFQFSNAQGRKIIPPSEEYKKHLNAAKSHNLDLVKDKKHLDKLVNRGKLVAVKQRGYGWRVADLTHSHGYLIPKGQQVLRDIAREFVKETGQNFFVVTSLTRTLKDQDRLRGVNGNASSNDSAHNYGASFDISYVRFNHKLGRNDQLDKELNRILTGFQNSGRIYFVKERLSKCYHIVIR; encoded by the coding sequence ATGTATAGAAAATTTTCATTTTTACTATTAATATTAATCATTACAGGTTTCCAATTTTCAAATGCTCAAGGAAGAAAGATCATTCCTCCAAGTGAAGAGTATAAAAAACATTTAAATGCAGCTAAATCTCATAATCTTGATTTAGTCAAAGACAAAAAGCATTTAGATAAATTGGTAAATCGTGGAAAATTGGTTGCTGTAAAACAACGTGGTTATGGTTGGCGTGTTGCCGATTTAACGCATAGTCATGGTTATTTGATACCGAAAGGTCAACAAGTTTTACGTGATATTGCCCGCGAATTTGTTAAAGAAACAGGTCAAAATTTCTTTGTTGTTACTTCTCTTACTCGTACGTTAAAAGATCAAGATCGTTTGCGTGGTGTTAATGGTAACGCATCTTCTAATGATAGTGCGCACAATTATGGTGCTTCTTTCGATATTTCTTATGTTAGATTTAATCATAAATTAGGTAGAAATGATCAGTTAGATAAAGAATTAAATCGAATTTTAACTGGATTTCAAAATTCAGGACGTATCTATTTTGTGAAGGAACGTTTGAGTAAATGTTATCATATCGTAATTAGATAA
- a CDS encoding DUF5715 family protein, which yields MKNLLLTISLMSSSFMMAQTDASFVSNNNLYHYISNFPNSNSVETETETIPLAEVEIKVAKKITYEDHLHEAESFDIPLILNNEQMDSLVLANHLLAVPEEGEGYKIQKLTHSKAYLNETSYLILKEISSIFYKETGVELSISSLTRTLENQNKLRRVNSNAAKGDSSHNYGASFDISYAKYGDKIGRNYANEKLLQTILEEFAADGKIYFIKERRQPCFHITVRNFNPVLKDISKK from the coding sequence ATGAAAAATTTACTGTTAACTATCTCATTAATGAGTAGTTCATTTATGATGGCTCAAACTGACGCTTCTTTTGTTTCCAACAACAATTTATATCATTACATTTCTAACTTCCCTAATTCAAATTCAGTTGAAACGGAAACAGAAACTATCCCGTTAGCTGAAGTTGAGATTAAAGTTGCAAAGAAAATTACGTACGAAGATCATTTACACGAAGCTGAATCCTTTGATATTCCGTTGATTTTGAATAATGAACAAATGGATTCCTTAGTATTAGCAAATCATTTATTAGCTGTTCCTGAAGAAGGCGAAGGATATAAAATCCAGAAATTAACACACTCTAAAGCCTATTTAAACGAAACTTCTTATTTAATACTTAAAGAAATCTCTTCTATCTTTTATAAAGAAACAGGTGTCGAGTTAAGTATTTCTTCTTTAACAAGAACACTTGAAAATCAAAATAAATTAAGACGCGTAAATAGTAACGCAGCAAAAGGCGATAGTTCGCATAATTACGGAGCTTCTTTCGATATTTCTTATGCAAAATATGGCGATAAAATCGGTAGAAATTATGCCAACGAAAAACTATTACAAACAATTTTAGAAGAGTTCGCTGCTGATGGTAAAATTTATTTTATCAAAGAAAGGAGGCAACCCTGTTTTCACATTACAGTGAGAAACTTTAATCCTGTATTGAAAGATATTTCTAAAAAATAA
- a CDS encoding carbon-nitrogen hydrolase, producing the protein MAKVKVGMVQMTCTKDKQENLNKAIEQIRVAAAKGAQIVCLQELFTSLYFCDVEDYDNFDLAESIPGPSTDALSVVAKELGVVIIASLFEKRAQGLYHNTTAILDADGEYLGKYRKMHIPDDPAFYEKFYFTPGDLGYKVFDTKFGKIGVLICWDQWYPEASRITALMGAEILFYPTAIGWDTTQDEETNQDQYNAWQIIQRSHAVANGVPVISVNRCGFEQDGAMKFWGGSFATNAQGKLLYLASHDNEETEVVELDLNESDYFRKHWPFLRDRRIETYAPITKRFIDED; encoded by the coding sequence ATGGCAAAAGTTAAAGTTGGAATGGTACAAATGACTTGTACTAAAGACAAACAAGAAAATTTAAATAAAGCGATTGAGCAAATTAGAGTAGCAGCTGCTAAAGGTGCTCAAATCGTATGTTTACAAGAATTATTTACATCATTATATTTCTGCGATGTTGAAGATTATGATAATTTCGATTTAGCAGAATCTATTCCTGGTCCATCAACTGATGCTTTGTCAGTCGTTGCAAAAGAATTAGGCGTTGTAATTATCGCATCTTTATTTGAAAAACGTGCACAAGGTTTATACCATAATACAACTGCAATTTTAGATGCTGATGGTGAATATTTAGGGAAATACCGTAAAATGCATATCCCAGATGATCCAGCATTCTACGAGAAATTCTACTTCACTCCAGGTGACTTAGGTTACAAAGTATTTGATACTAAATTTGGTAAAATTGGTGTCTTAATTTGTTGGGATCAATGGTATCCAGAAGCATCTCGTATTACAGCTTTAATGGGTGCAGAAATTTTATTCTATCCAACTGCAATTGGTTGGGATACAACACAAGACGAGGAAACTAACCAAGATCAATACAACGCATGGCAAATAATTCAACGTTCGCATGCAGTTGCAAATGGAGTTCCAGTTATTTCTGTTAACCGTTGTGGTTTTGAACAAGATGGAGCAATGAAATTTTGGGGAGGTTCATTCGCTACAAATGCGCAAGGGAAATTATTATACTTAGCTTCACATGATAATGAGGAAACTGAAGTTGTAGAATTAGATTTAAACGAATCTGATTACTTCCGCAAGCATTGGCCATTCTTAAGAGATCGTCGTATCGAAACTTACGCTCCGATTACGAAGCGATTTATTGATGAAGATTAA
- the bla gene encoding BlaB/IND/MUS family subclass B1 metallo-beta-lactamase, with the protein MYWIGIIFLFSTFLYAQSAPLIIEQIHSKVFVHSTFNTFNGKQYAANGMYLVTKKGIVLFDTPWDKTQYQPILDSIQKKHLLPVIAVFASHSHEDRAGGFEYYNKMGIPTYATKETNSILKANGKAIATNVIELGKNYKIGGERFIIEYFGKGHTSDNTVVWLPKYQILNGGCLVKSTDATDLGYIGEADVNAWPKTIQKLMNQYPKIKLVIAGHDNWKMQGHLEHTLKLLNQN; encoded by the coding sequence ATGTATTGGATAGGAATAATTTTTCTATTCAGTACATTTTTATACGCACAAAGTGCACCTTTAATTATTGAACAAATTCATTCAAAAGTATTTGTTCATTCTACTTTTAATACATTTAATGGGAAGCAATATGCAGCTAATGGAATGTATTTAGTAACAAAAAAAGGAATTGTTCTATTTGATACACCTTGGGATAAAACCCAATATCAACCGATTTTAGATTCAATACAGAAAAAACATCTGTTACCAGTAATTGCTGTATTTGCTTCTCATTCTCATGAAGATCGAGCAGGTGGATTTGAATATTACAATAAAATGGGAATTCCAACTTATGCAACAAAAGAGACGAACTCTATTTTAAAAGCTAATGGAAAAGCGATTGCAACAAATGTAATTGAATTAGGTAAAAATTATAAAATTGGAGGTGAACGTTTCATAATTGAATATTTTGGGAAAGGACACACATCTGACAATACGGTCGTTTGGTTACCCAAATATCAAATTTTAAATGGTGGTTGTTTAGTGAAAAGTACAGATGCCACAGATTTAGGATATATTGGAGAAGCTGATGTAAATGCTTGGCCAAAGACGATTCAAAAATTAATGAATCAATATCCAAAAATCAAGTTAGTAATTGCTGGACATGACAATTGGAAAATGCAAGGACATTTAGAACATACCTTAAAACTTTTAAATCAGAATTAA
- a CDS encoding agmatine deiminase family protein, whose amino-acid sequence MNTIDTSKFPKDLGYRFPAEWEEHEATWLSWPHKEESWPDRIHLIYPAYAQFIAELSKGEKVRINVKDEEMKAFALSHIEKTDADLSQVEFYFFETNDAWCRDHGPAFLVNKENTENPKVIVDWGFNAWGGKYPPFENDDVIPTKIGEAFNLPVFYPGIIMEGGSVEFNGKNTLMTSKSCLLNENRNPEYSQEQIEEFLRNYYGVSQILWVEDGIVGDDTDGHIDDTIRFVNEDTVLTVVEEDENDDNYELLQVNLRQLQEMKLEDGRPLNIIELPMPDGVYCEGERLPASYANFYIANKSVIVPTYRCAKDEIALEIIQKCFPDRKVVGIDSTDIIWGLGSFHCLSQQEPKL is encoded by the coding sequence TTGAACACAATAGATACATCAAAATTTCCTAAAGATTTAGGTTATCGTTTCCCGGCTGAATGGGAAGAGCACGAAGCAACGTGGTTATCTTGGCCACACAAAGAAGAATCTTGGCCAGATCGTATTCACTTAATTTATCCAGCATACGCGCAATTTATTGCTGAATTATCAAAAGGTGAGAAAGTTCGCATCAATGTGAAAGATGAAGAAATGAAAGCTTTTGCTTTATCACATATCGAAAAAACAGATGCAGATTTATCGCAAGTTGAATTTTACTTTTTTGAAACGAACGATGCATGGTGTCGCGATCACGGACCAGCTTTCTTAGTAAATAAGGAAAATACAGAAAATCCTAAAGTAATTGTAGATTGGGGATTTAATGCGTGGGGAGGAAAATATCCGCCATTCGAAAATGACGATGTGATTCCAACTAAAATTGGAGAAGCATTTAATCTTCCAGTTTTCTATCCAGGAATTATTATGGAAGGTGGTTCAGTAGAATTCAATGGTAAAAATACGTTGATGACTTCTAAATCTTGTTTATTAAACGAGAATCGTAATCCAGAATATTCGCAAGAGCAAATTGAAGAATTCTTAAGAAATTACTACGGTGTTTCTCAAATTCTTTGGGTGGAAGATGGAATCGTGGGCGATGATACAGATGGACACATTGATGATACGATTCGTTTCGTGAATGAAGATACGGTTTTAACCGTTGTAGAAGAAGATGAAAATGATGATAACTACGAGTTATTACAAGTAAATCTTCGTCAGTTACAAGAAATGAAATTAGAAGATGGTCGTCCGTTAAATATTATCGAATTACCAATGCCAGATGGTGTTTACTGCGAAGGCGAGCGTTTACCAGCATCTTATGCGAATTTCTACATTGCTAATAAATCAGTTATAGTACCAACATATCGTTGTGCAAAAGACGAAATTGCATTAGAAATTATTCAAAAATGTTTCCCAGATCGTAAAGTCGTAGGAATTGATTCTACAGACATTATTTGGGGATTAGGATCTTTCCACTGTTTAAGTCAGCAAGAACCAAAATTATAA
- a CDS encoding glycerophosphodiester phosphodiesterase family protein produces the protein MIKQIIAGVVILITSYTTVKGQTTQIIAHRGFWKTENNAQNSIKALQEAAKENFYGSELDIHITKDDVLIVNHDHDVNGVVIETSNYSDVKNFTLKNGEILPTLKEYLIEGKKYPHLKLILEVKSHQDLNRENKAVKEIIQLVNELKLAEQVEYISFSKNICDQVKMQNPKALVSYLNGDLSPKEVKEKSWDGIDYNYKIFQKNPSWIKEANDLGLITNTWTVNKEDVMKEMIDQKIQYISTDEPLTLKQKLSNK, from the coding sequence ATGATAAAACAAATAATTGCCGGAGTTGTTATATTAATAACAAGTTATACAACTGTGAAAGGACAAACGACACAAATAATTGCACATAGAGGTTTTTGGAAAACTGAAAATAATGCTCAAAATTCAATAAAAGCTTTACAAGAAGCTGCTAAAGAAAACTTTTATGGAAGTGAATTAGATATTCATATCACGAAAGATGATGTTCTAATTGTGAACCACGATCATGATGTAAACGGAGTTGTTATTGAAACCTCGAATTATTCAGATGTAAAAAATTTCACATTAAAAAACGGTGAAATTCTTCCAACTTTAAAAGAATATTTGATTGAAGGAAAAAAATATCCTCATTTAAAATTAATCCTTGAAGTTAAATCTCATCAAGATTTAAACCGTGAAAATAAAGCTGTAAAGGAAATTATTCAATTAGTAAATGAACTGAAATTAGCTGAACAAGTTGAATATATTTCTTTCAGTAAAAATATTTGTGATCAAGTTAAAATGCAAAATCCGAAAGCTTTAGTTTCTTACTTAAATGGAGATTTATCGCCGAAAGAAGTCAAAGAAAAAAGTTGGGACGGAATTGATTATAATTATAAAATTTTTCAGAAAAATCCATCTTGGATAAAAGAAGCGAACGATCTTGGTTTAATTACAAATACATGGACTGTAAATAAAGAAGATGTGATGAAAGAAATGATTGACCAGAAAATACAATATATCTCAACAGACGAACCATTAACGCTAAAACAAAAATTATCGAATAAATAA
- a CDS encoding calcineurin-like phosphoesterase C-terminal domain-containing protein, with protein sequence MKKRLFTLSILFAGLFVNAQEVARGIVYEDINKNGILDKKEKGLPNVLVSNGVDIAKTNLKGEYEITVTDETVLFVIKPSNYQLSVLKDQLPQSYYIHKPNGSPELKYGGSKPTGKLPKSINFGLIPTPERKEFSALVFGDPQAYNLDEVDYFSRGIVDELKGIKNMVFGISLGDLVGDDLVLHQPYIKAVKEIGIPWYNVMGNHDMDYDAKEDKYSDDTFEQNFGPANYSFNVGDAHFIVLDDILYPDPRDGKSYWGGFREDQLKFIENDLKHVAKDKLIVLAFHIPLFHENEDNFKDGHRQRLFDLLKDYPNTVSISAHTHIQQQLYYGRNEGWKQEKPHHEFNVGTTSGDWYSGQKDEKGVPVSTMRDGTPKGYAILNIKGNQYDFDYKVANKRSDFQMNVYNTKKVVEGSKSKAMLMVNFFMGQNGDKVEYQINGGEWKLMNYTPGIDYNYMKTIMDYDVDAVKFDGKRPSNAVKSTHIWSDRLPSKKAGKYNITIRATDKYGKVHTATSNYEVIK encoded by the coding sequence ATGAAAAAGAGATTATTTACATTATCAATTTTATTCGCAGGATTATTTGTCAATGCACAAGAAGTAGCAAGAGGAATTGTTTACGAAGACATTAATAAAAACGGAATTTTAGATAAAAAAGAAAAAGGTTTGCCAAATGTTTTGGTGAGTAATGGAGTTGATATTGCAAAAACAAATTTAAAAGGTGAATATGAAATTACAGTAACGGATGAAACTGTTTTATTTGTAATTAAACCATCAAATTATCAATTATCTGTTTTAAAAGATCAATTACCACAATCTTATTACATACATAAACCGAATGGTTCTCCTGAATTAAAATATGGAGGAAGTAAGCCAACTGGAAAATTACCAAAATCAATCAACTTTGGATTGATTCCAACTCCTGAAAGAAAAGAATTTTCGGCGTTAGTTTTCGGAGATCCACAAGCTTATAATTTAGATGAGGTTGATTATTTTTCTCGTGGAATCGTTGATGAATTAAAAGGCATCAAAAATATGGTTTTCGGAATTTCATTGGGTGATTTAGTTGGTGATGATTTGGTTTTACATCAGCCATATATCAAAGCGGTCAAAGAAATTGGAATTCCGTGGTACAACGTAATGGGAAATCATGATATGGATTATGATGCGAAAGAAGATAAGTACAGTGACGATACTTTTGAACAAAATTTTGGTCCAGCCAATTATTCTTTTAATGTAGGCGACGCACATTTTATTGTATTAGACGATATTTTATATCCAGATCCACGTGATGGTAAAAGTTATTGGGGTGGATTTAGAGAAGATCAGTTAAAATTTATCGAAAACGATTTGAAACATGTAGCAAAAGATAAATTAATTGTTTTAGCTTTTCATATTCCATTGTTTCACGAAAATGAAGATAATTTTAAAGATGGACATCGTCAACGTTTATTCGACTTGTTAAAAGATTATCCAAATACGGTTTCAATTTCTGCACATACACATATCCAGCAGCAATTATATTATGGTAGAAATGAGGGTTGGAAACAAGAAAAACCTCATCACGAATTTAATGTTGGTACAACTTCAGGGGATTGGTATTCAGGTCAAAAAGATGAAAAAGGTGTGCCTGTTTCAACAATGCGAGATGGTACACCAAAAGGTTACGCGATTTTAAATATCAAAGGTAATCAGTATGATTTTGATTATAAAGTTGCCAATAAAAGAAGTGATTTCCAAATGAATGTTTACAATACGAAGAAAGTTGTAGAAGGTTCTAAAAGTAAAGCCATGTTAATGGTGAATTTCTTTATGGGACAAAACGGAGATAAAGTTGAATATCAGATTAATGGAGGCGAATGGAAATTAATGAATTACACGCCAGGAATTGATTATAATTACATGAAAACTATTATGGATTATGATGTAGATGCAGTAAAATTTGATGGTAAAAGACCTTCTAATGCAGTAAAATCTACACATATTTGGTCGGATAGATTACCATCTAAAAAAGCTGGGAAATATAATATAACTATTCGTGCGACTGATAAATACGGAAAAGTGCATACAGCAACTTCAAATTACGAAGTGATTAAATAA